DNA from Plasmodium yoelii strain 17X genome assembly, chromosome: 13:
ATTTAAAGGTGATGAAAAAATTGATACTTTTAAATTACCTTCCCGtattattcttaataaaaatattaacaataataatgataatactTCATTTAAAAAGGTTTGGGAAGAAGCACatgaaatttttaaaaaaaatatttcgaaaaaaaaattgccTTATTGTATAGATTAAAACAATAAAGATAAACagatttttaaaataaaaatgatttatcatcatataaacatatttatgatatattttcatttaagtAAAGTGGAATAGAATCTCTTAGAAGCATCCAATAAGAATCCACATTTGTActaataacaattttttcaataaaattaaaattttctttatgttttataaattcatatattcCTTCTAAACAACAAACAACAAcatcatattttttgaataaacTAATACCACTACCAATCAATGGAAAAACAattgtttttatatcattttctttagcTATTAATAATGCAtctttataacatttttttaattcatttatcTGATTATAATATGGTTCAATCacatgtataatatatttatatgaactGTTATATCCTTTTGttactaaaatattttttcctatatttttttctctaattatttttatttcatcatataatttatttccacatgtttttaaaaaattactcGAACAATCATATCCCATCCCATCTTTTGTTAATtcgaatattttatttgttccATTAACTATTGCATCCCCGcttaaatatgaaaaatctataaaaaatttttaagttttaaattaaatttgcATTTAAATGTagcataaaataaatatacactAACATACACTAACAAACATTGACAACATGTATGCTTATGGATATGTCCAACAGTTTATACattaatatcatatttatatattcatttaatttttttttttttttttttttttttttttttgtgtgtgtgtttgaatataaatttattattatacctcCAAAATGAAGAGctgttttatttaaaatgttatactgattttcactttttttaaaaacaggAATATTCTTTACATCCACAATTTGATTAACATTGTTAATAGTGGGATATGTTTGGGAAACATCATGATGCTTCTCTTGTAGTAATATTTCTATATCTTCTATTTTATAAAGTTCATggct
Protein-coding regions in this window:
- a CDS encoding Appr-1-p processing domain protein, encoding MFFSKLVKESLHNFTNNKIIRSYKTNKNINLDKLIRNKKIKSHELYKIEDIEILLQEKHHDVSQTYPTINNVNQIVDVKNIPVFKKSENQYNILNKTALHFGDFSYLSGDAIVNGTNKIFELTKDGMGYDCSSNFLKTCGNKLYDEIKIIREKNIGKNILVTKGYNSSYKYIIHVIEPYYNQINELKKCYKDALLIAKENDIKTIVFPLIGSGISLFKKYDVVVCCLEGIYEFIKHKENFNFIEKIVISTNVDSYWMLLRDSIPLYLNENIS